In a genomic window of Mercenaria mercenaria strain notata chromosome 19, MADL_Memer_1, whole genome shotgun sequence:
- the LOC123541730 gene encoding E3 ubiquitin-protein ligase TRIM33-like isoform X1, with the protein MNMEVSGRKVFNDGNNFLCKPCEESEVSTRADGLCRECGEHMCKPCFDTHKKYKLNRGHTLSNSDETVAETEKAEDLEKCEQHFSELIKFYCPEHEKVGCGDCMILEHKTCKVEYIRDKARVLKSSQEFKTLVQGAEKYLCEAKDISSSIKQNKKQALDINKKFHKNVNMFKEELISHVNKLSNAILKQGEKIKVNDVKNMDVLEKENEDLIIEISRLTEVFESQIDQPQKLFVSSVLQKPKLNQLREQLDSIQDRNKIESYEFQRNNNLERSVKDSKQIGSVHRIKPRNETDVKEEIKPKERTPLPQVPVPRKPQPFLDRQLICRNIAVDGEYLSYADNGSGDVGLFVDKDWTIL; encoded by the exons ATGAACATGGAAGTATCCGGAAGAAAAGTGTTTAATGATGGTAATAATTTCCTTTGTAAGCCTTGTGAAGAAAGTGAAGTATCTACGCGTGCTGATGGTTTGTGTAGGGAGTGCGGGGAGCATATGTGTAAACCTTGTTTTGATACACATAAAAAATATAAGCTAAATCGCGGACATACATTGTCCAACTCTGACGAGACAGTTGCAGAAACAGAAAAGGCCGAAGATTTAGAGAAATGCGAGCAGCACTTCAGTGagctgataaagttttattgtCCAGAACACGAGAAAGTTGGATGTGGTGACTGTATGATTCTTGAACACAAAACCTGCAAAGTCGAGTATATTCGTGACAAGGCGAGAGTGTTAAAAAGCAGCCAGGAGTTCAAAACTCTTGTCCAAGGAGCCGAGAAGTATCTCTGTGAAGCAAAAGATATTTCATCCTCTATTAAGCAAAACAAGAAACAAGCTCTAGATATCAATAAGAAGTTCCACAAGAATGTAAACATGTTCAAAGAAGAATTGATTTCACATGTCAATAAACTGTCAAATGCCATATTAAAGCAAGGAGAAAAAATTAAGGTGAATGACGTGAAGAATATGGATGTGTTAGAAAAGGAAAATGAAGACTTGATAATTGAAATATCGCGCTTGACTGAAGTGTTTGAGTCACAGATTGACCAACCTCAAAAACTCTTTGTAAGTTCAGTTTTACAAAAACCTAAACTGAATCAACTTCGAGAACAACTCGACAGTATACAAGACAGAAACAAGATTGAAAGTTACGAGTTTCAACGTAATAATAACCTAGAGCGTTCCGTTAAAGATAGTAAACAAATTGGAAGTGTACACAGAATTAAGCCGAGGAATGAAACGG atgtAAAAGAAGAAATCAAACCAAAAGAAAGAACCCCTCTGCCTCAAGTCCCTGTGCCCAGGAAACCCCAG CCCTTTCTGGACAGACAACTGATCTGCAGAAACATTGCTGTTGATGGTGAATATCTCAG TTACGCGGATAATGGAAGTGGTGATGTTGGGCTGTTTGTGGACAAGGACTGGACAATACTTTGA